The following are encoded together in the Gordonia insulae genome:
- a CDS encoding VOC family protein: MNKYLAGLVHIEITTPDVDGSADFYTRKFGMREFARRDGRVYLRCWGDYQPYSVVLVPGAQPGLHQMAWRTTSSEALEEAAARVEQAGIQGTWTDGGLGYGRAFEFTGPYGHPMRLVFDVDDYEADAEHRSIYPDRPEMRSAHAGAPRFLDHVTIAATDVRGFCEWYAEVLDYRIMGYTELDDAPITVFGVLTTNEKSHDLGVVLDTSSTPGRVNHLAFWVDTYEELVICAQVLLERGTDMEYGPSVHGIGEQNFLYFREPSTMRVELNSGGYRNYVPGWEPKVWKPSDGSNNIFRNSAMPMSMTESFPAADGFTATEEGVSDEMKAELLNPYAQHGRG; the protein is encoded by the coding sequence ATGAACAAGTATCTAGCCGGCCTCGTCCACATCGAGATCACGACTCCCGATGTCGATGGCTCAGCTGATTTCTACACTCGCAAGTTCGGTATGCGGGAGTTCGCACGTCGCGACGGCAGAGTGTATCTGCGTTGCTGGGGCGACTATCAGCCCTACAGCGTGGTACTCGTACCAGGCGCTCAACCGGGTCTGCATCAGATGGCCTGGCGAACAACGAGTTCCGAAGCGCTCGAGGAGGCCGCCGCACGGGTCGAGCAGGCCGGTATCCAAGGGACCTGGACGGATGGCGGACTGGGGTACGGCCGGGCGTTCGAGTTCACCGGCCCCTACGGCCACCCCATGCGATTGGTCTTCGATGTGGACGACTACGAGGCAGATGCCGAGCATCGGTCGATCTATCCCGATCGGCCGGAGATGCGGTCGGCACATGCCGGCGCACCGCGATTCCTCGACCATGTCACCATTGCGGCAACCGATGTCCGCGGATTCTGTGAGTGGTACGCGGAAGTTCTCGACTACCGCATCATGGGATACACCGAGCTCGACGACGCGCCTATCACGGTGTTCGGAGTTCTCACCACCAACGAGAAGTCCCACGATCTCGGTGTCGTGCTGGACACCTCGAGCACCCCAGGCCGGGTCAACCACCTCGCCTTCTGGGTCGACACGTACGAAGAGTTGGTGATCTGCGCGCAGGTTCTGCTCGAGCGCGGGACCGACATGGAGTACGGCCCCTCAGTGCACGGGATCGGCGAACAGAACTTCCTCTACTTCCGCGAACCGAGCACCATGCGGGTGGAACTGAATTCCGGTGGTTACCGCAATTACGTGCCCGGCTGGGAGCCGAAGGTGTGGAAGCCATCCGACGGTTCCAACAACATCTTCCGCAACAGCGCGATGCCCATGTCGATGACCGAGTCCTTCCCTGCCGCCGATGGTTTCACCGCAACAGAGGAAGGCGTCTCTGATGAGATGAAGGCCGAGCTGCTCAACCCGTACGCCCAGCACGGCCGGGGCTGA